CGATTGTGTTGGCAGTATTTCCTGAGGTATTACGTGGGGTTGCTGAGCCCGTCCAGAAGATGGTTTTTGGTCATGTGATTGTCGATGTGGAAGTGATTCGTCAATTGATCTACGGCTTAGCCTTAATTTTGATCATGCTCTATCGTCCTGGTGGAATTTGGCAGAAGCGGGGTGACCAATGACCGCGCATTTGTTATTGGATGTCGCTGATGTATCTAAACGCTTTGGTGGATTGCAGGCGCTCGACTCTGTTGGCCTGCAAGTTCCTCATGGTGCGATTGTTGGTCTAATTGGTCCCAATGGTGCTGGTAAAACTACGTTCTTTAATGTGATTACCGGCCTTTATCCTGCTGATTCCGGAATTTTCTTATTTGATGGAGCCTCTTATTTTCCAGAGTCAGTATCGCAAGTCACAAAATCTGGATTGGCGAGAACTTTTCAAAACATTCGTTTATTTGGCGAGATGTCTGTCCTTGAGAATGTGATGGTAGGTTGCCATTGTCGATCTAAGGCAGGATTGCTTGGCGCAATTTTCCGTTTTCCCTCTACTTGTCGTGAAGAGCTACAGATTCGAGAAAAGTCGCTTGCGTTACTGGCCTATGTTGGCTTGAGCAATTACGCAGATACGCAAGCCCGCAACCTCTCTTATGGGCATCAACGACGTTTGGAGATTGCTCGAGCATTAGCAACCGAACCGAAGTTATTGGCATTGGATGAGCCAGCGGCTGGTATGAATGCCACTGAAAAGTTGGAACTACGTGAGTTGCTATTGCGTATTCGTGCCGATGGAAAAACGATTCTGTTGATTGAGCATGATGTGAGCTTGGTAATGGGTATTTGCGACTATCTAACAGTGCTCGATTACGGTAAGGTGATTGCCTCAGGTAAGCCGGCTGATGTGCGCGAACATCCCGAAGTGATTAGGGCTTATCTTGGTCAGGGGGCTGCTTAATGAGTGCACTGCTCAGGGTTGAAGATTTGAAGGTAGCCTACGGCGGCATCAATGCGGTTAAGGGCATTGATCTGCATGTAAATCAAGGTGAGCTAGTTGCTTTAATTGGCGCCAATGGCGCTGGCAAAAGCTCTAGTCTTAAAGCTATCGCTGGTTTACTGACCCCAACCGCAGGCGCCATTCAATTTGCTAACGAGGAAACTAATGGTCAGCCCGCTTATGAATTGGCTCGATTGGGTCTTGGTCTAGTCCCGGAGGGGCGCGGTGTATTCAAGCGCATGACCATCCTAGAAAATTTACAGATGGGTGCCTTTTTGAAGAGCGATTCCAAGGCAATTGAGCGCAAGCTTGAAGAGGTCTTTCAATATTTCCCGAGATTGAAGGAGAGACTTTCTCAATTGGCTGGAACACTTTCTGGTGGTGAGCAGCAAATGGTGGCAATGGGTAGGGCAATGATGGCTGAGCCAAAACTATTGTTGCTTGATGAGCCTTCAATGGGCTTATCCCCCATCATGGTTGAAACCATCTTTGATGTGGTGCGCAATCTCTCCAAGAATGGCATGACCATTTTGTTGGTAGAGCAAAATGCACGTCTTGCCTTGCAAATGGCGGATCGGGCTTATGTGATGGAAAGTGGGTTGATTGCACTCACTGGCCCTGGATCGGAATTACTTCAAGATCCAAGGGTGCGTACCGCCTATTTAGGTGAATAAGCAGTTACTCCATAACTACTAAGCAGTTTCTTTAAGAAGCTCACGTAAGATATTGCACATCTGCAAGATCTCATCATTGCTGACATTGAGTGCTGGCATAAAGCGCAATAAGTTCGGTCTTGGTGAGTTAATCAATAAACCTTCGGGGCTGCGATCACGAGCTAACTCGACTAATTTTGATCCAATATCCTTGCCAAGCATGAGCGCACGCAACAAACCCTCGCCGCGTTCGCCTTCTAAGCCAAACTCTGCTGAGAGTTTGAGAAGCTCAGATTTCAGGAGCTCGCCTTTTGCTTTAACGCTATCCAAAAATCCTGGGGCCAATAGTTGCTCGATCACGCTGATACCGACCGCAGTCATGAGTGGATTGCCATTGTAGGTGCCGCCTTGATCTCCAGGCACAAAGCAAGCTACAGCATCGGTTGCCATAAGCGCTGCAAGAGGCACGCCACCACCAATGCCTTTACCCAAAGTCATGATGTCTGGTTCGATGCCAAATTGTTGATAGGCAAATAAGGTGCCCGTACGACCACAGCCAGCCTGTACTTCATCCACAATCAACAGAATGTTGTTTTCTTTGGTGAATTTGCGCAACGCTTGCATAAATTCTTTAGTGGCTGGTATCACGCCACCTTCGCCTTGCACGGGCTCGAGCATGATTGCAACGGTTTTATCTGTAACTAATTTTTTAACAGAATCTAAATCATTGAGATCCGCTTTAGGAAAACCTGGCACTTGGGGAGCAAACATCGTATCCCAACCTGGTTTGCCTGAAGCACTCATAGTCGCCAAAGTGCGGCCATGAAAGCTG
This DNA window, taken from Polynucleobacter sp. MWH-UH25E, encodes the following:
- a CDS encoding ABC transporter ATP-binding protein gives rise to the protein MTAHLLLDVADVSKRFGGLQALDSVGLQVPHGAIVGLIGPNGAGKTTFFNVITGLYPADSGIFLFDGASYFPESVSQVTKSGLARTFQNIRLFGEMSVLENVMVGCHCRSKAGLLGAIFRFPSTCREELQIREKSLALLAYVGLSNYADTQARNLSYGHQRRLEIARALATEPKLLALDEPAAGMNATEKLELRELLLRIRADGKTILLIEHDVSLVMGICDYLTVLDYGKVIASGKPADVREHPEVIRAYLGQGAA
- a CDS encoding acetylornithine transaminase; this encodes MNTPAPIDTHSVMFITQRPDVIMVEGDGSWLTDNNGKRYLDFLQGWAVNCLGHGNPGMIAALNAQAKKLINPSPAFYNEPMIGLSNLLTANSCFNKVFFANSGAEANEGAIKLARKWGQLNKNGAFEIITFDHSFHGRTLATMSASGKPGWDTMFAPQVPGFPKADLNDLDSVKKLVTDKTVAIMLEPVQGEGGVIPATKEFMQALRKFTKENNILLIVDEVQAGCGRTGTLFAYQQFGIEPDIMTLGKGIGGGVPLAALMATDAVACFVPGDQGGTYNGNPLMTAVGISVIEQLLAPGFLDSVKAKGELLKSELLKLSAEFGLEGERGEGLLRALMLGKDIGSKLVELARDRSPEGLLINSPRPNLLRFMPALNVSNDEILQMCNILRELLKETA
- a CDS encoding ABC transporter ATP-binding protein; translated protein: MSALLRVEDLKVAYGGINAVKGIDLHVNQGELVALIGANGAGKSSSLKAIAGLLTPTAGAIQFANEETNGQPAYELARLGLGLVPEGRGVFKRMTILENLQMGAFLKSDSKAIERKLEEVFQYFPRLKERLSQLAGTLSGGEQQMVAMGRAMMAEPKLLLLDEPSMGLSPIMVETIFDVVRNLSKNGMTILLVEQNARLALQMADRAYVMESGLIALTGPGSELLQDPRVRTAYLGE